The Brachypodium distachyon strain Bd21 chromosome 4, Brachypodium_distachyon_v3.0, whole genome shotgun sequence nucleotide sequence TGGCCGTCTCGACAGAGAAAGGCTAGGGGTTTTGTGTTACAATTGGCTTTTTGTGGGTTCTTGCACTACGGAAAAACGTGATGTTGTATGCATCGATCGATACACACAACCATGATAACGTGAAGATCTAATTAGCGAAGAAAGATAACTTGAGTTGTGGCCATCTCGACAGAGAAGGGCTAGGTGTTTTGCGCTACAATTGTCTTTCTGTGGGCTCCTGTCTTGCTTGAGAGGGTTTTGAACTTGCCTGGTCTACTTGCGTGGTCTTATCTCCTTGATATATATACACGTGGGATGACGGTGATTTCCTCCTCTCTGAGTAGGGCTCCATGTATTCCTACCCGTAGAACTCGATCTTGTCCCTAGCCTTTCCAAGTATCAACACAGATGCAAGGCTTCCTTCTGAACCTGGGGCTGTATCCCACCTAGGTTTCCGTGCACGTCCCTCTTCATGTAATATATCTGGGCATTATataacatatatatattgtgTATTTATATGGTGCCAAAACTATGGTTCGTCATGTTTTAtcaaatagaaataaaaacatCTTCTGGTGTAGAATTTAATATAAGCTATATTTTGCCCCcacaaatatatatttcagaAATATATTAAATACAGGTTTGTTATATCTAAGTCgcttgatttttagttagagatataATTGATTTGCTCAACCATTGGATCTTAATCGTGTTTTCAGATTCAGGCAAACGACGGAGAATAGGAAGTAGGGATGACAACTAATCTAACAGCTATAATAACAATTAAGATTTAAGCCTTTTTTTCCGCTTAAATATCAGAGATATAACCGCACCTATTAAATAATACATAACTGGATTAGATACTGCACTACACTTGGATACGAGATTGCCACTTGCGAGGAGTACGTAGTACGTATTTAATTAAGCTTAAAGATACAGGCAGTGGCCCACCGGGAACTATATATAGCTGTTGCATAGCAACCTGCAAAACCTTTTTATTATTTGTAAAtccatgtgtgtgtgtgtgggtgggtgggggggtgggggggcaGAGCATATGTTCTCATTATTATTATAGAGAGAGGTTAGGTTAGCGGACAGTTCAATACGAAGGAGAAACGTAAGTGTAGTTAAGCTTAGCAGCAAATATACTCCCCAGCCACTGTTGAAGGCGGTCGGACGGCGAAAACCAAGCCACACGCAGAGCTAGCTCCATGGACGTTCCAGGTACGTATTTTGCATATCTACGTAGTAAGCTAGCCAAATATATGTATATCTTCTGTCGGCCCAAGCTGCCGATCctgtcgccgtcgtcgtgctCGCCTGTGCCCATGACACCGTCGAGTACTGTGCTTCGTCAGGAACCGTGTTCAACCTCGGTCTAGTGAGGACGAACACGGTTGTTGCAGTACTGCCTCCGTATAAAGTGCATTTCGATCTCACTAGATTGTCACTAATCTAGTGAGGACGAACACGTGTCATTAATCTCTGAAACCAACCAAGTAAACTGACAGGTGGTAATTCGATCGGTATAAGTTCAGCGGAAACTTTATAATCAAGTTTGTCGATCTTGGTGGGCAGATCTGCTAGTAGTGCATGTCGTGAACTAAGATTGTGGATCATTTGTTTTTCAGGGAATAGACCGGTACTGCACGATGGTGCCGATTACGGGATAACAGAGTCGTTGAGCGGATCTATAGATGATCAAGGTACGAGAAAGAGATCGAAAGACAGCAAACTCACGCCAAAACTTATATACTctttccgtccaacaaaggatgtctcaaatttgaccaaatttgaatgcatttataaactaagtcatgtctagatacatctaatttttaataaacttgagacatcttttattggacggagggactaCTAATCTTCGGCTCCATGCATGTTTCGATCGGTCGCTGCAGGGGCAATTGCGCCGGCAGCACAGGAAggggacgaagaagaagatgaatcCCTGATAACAGAGTCGTTGAGCGCATCTATAGATGATCAAGGTACGAGAAAGAGATCGAAAGACACCAAACTCACGCCAAAacttatatactccctccgtccaacaaaatatgtctcaaatttgtcaaaatttagatctatctagacatgactagtgtataaatgcattaaaATTTAATGACATCCTTATTtatttgttggacggaggaagtactaatCTTCCGTTCCATGCATGTTTCGGTCGCTGCAGGGGCAATTGCTCCGGCAGCACAGGAAAGGGACGAAGAAGATAAATCCCTGATAACAGAGATCCTAACAATTTCTCCGGCCAAGTCGCTGGACACTAGGGTGGCGTGCCTGATTGCGTGGGCCAGCGACGACATCGACCGCGTGAATTATTTCGAACCAAGCATGGTCCGCATCGGCCCATTCCACCGCCAGGATCCATCTCAACAATCAGCTGACAGGAtggagcagaagaagaagcgggtACTCCCGGGCTTGCTCGCCAGCAACGAACAAGACGAAGCAGGACGTCGAGAGGAGCTGAGGAGCCACCTGGAAGCCATGGAGAGCGTGGAGCGCGTTGCACGGCGGTGCTACAACAGGAGCTTCGGCTGGATGACGAGCAAGGAGTACGCTcacatgctgctgctggacgGCTGCTTCCTCTACTCACGCttcgtctccgccgccggcatcgGCGACGACATCGCCGTCGACcgcgacgtcatcttcctcctggAGAACCAGATACCTTTCTTCGTCCTGGAGGAAATCCACCGGCAGTTAATCAAAACCGGAAGAGTCCAGGATACCAGTCCAGGTGCAGTCCTCGATGAGGTCGCCAAGCGCGTCCGACGAGTGCTGCAGCGCAATAACTACATCGCACTCGGCAATGTTAACGTACCATCGTCGCATCCATCTCCATGCCATCTTCTCCACCTGCTCTACATGTACTTCACGCCTACTCTCGGGAGGGTCCCTGCCACTCCAGCGCCTGCAGGTCGACCAGGTTCAATTGCTTGGTTCATCAGCATCGTCGACACCAATGGCAACCGAGCAGGGCCGCCGTTGCAGGGGCAACctaccaacaacaacaacaacaacaacactaGTGACCCCGTACTGCCCCAGGTTCGTTGGCGCACGGCGACACAGTACTACGCCGCCGGTGTGGGGTTCGTCAAGCGGAAGCTCGGCGACCAAGGGGCGCGCTGCATCCTGGACGTGGAGCTCACTGTCGGATGGCTCACAGGAGGCACGCTCCACGTCCCTTGCCTGACCATCGACATCAACACCTTCAGGATGCTGCGCAACATGGTGGCCCTGGAGCAGAAGAGCCTGCAGCAGACGTCTCAGAGTTCCCACGTCACCGCCTACTGCCTCTTCTTGTCGCAGATCGCCGGCACCAAGGAGGACGTGGAGCTGCTCGTCTCCAAGGGCATCATCGCGCATCTGCTCAGGAGCATCGACGACGTCGCCCAAGGCCTCGCGGGGCTCTGCAGCGCCGTCGTCTTTGACGTCGACAACCCGGACCTCAACTACCTCAGTTCCAAGCACAAGGCGCTTGAGCCGCTCTACCACAGCAACTGGGGGAGGGCCATTGCGTGGCTGTGGCACGTCAAGTGCGATAACCCTTTGAAGGCGCTGGCAGTCCTGGCTGCTGTTGTCGTCAGCATAGTCACCGTGCTGCAGTTGGTTTTTGCAGGACTCAGCTACGGCAGAGGCAACTAAAGTTTCTTATTGGGACACATACTGACAAACATGACCAGAGAAACTCTTAAGCTATCTCATTTGCAATTGCACCTTGGCACACTTGAAATTGCTAAAGTAAAAGCACTGCAATTGAAATTTAAATGCAGTGCAATTCCACCCTAATGGTACTGATTAAGCACTAAAGTCCAGAAAAAGTCTTACCTTGTTCAGTAAATGGCTTGGTGGTAATTAAGTAAAAAAGGCAAATGACACAAATAATTGCATTTCAACAAAGAATAATACCAGAAAACCATGACAAATTGGCCCTATTGCTAGCCTTTTTCcgaataggtgaatgatctaATTGGTGAATCTTTTGCCTCTATATGAACATCAGACCAAAAACTATTAGAATTACAGAAAGGACACGTAAACGATGAAGCATTttaaaacagaaagaaaataagctTCAAAGGACAGGTTATGTTGTATTGATCAGTACCATTAATCAGAATAGAGAAGTTGCATACTAACACACTTATGTTGTAGTGATCAAATCAGTTTCCGTGTGATCGCCAAATGAATACGCACcctaaacaaaacaaacaaagaggCAGTGTTTAGTGGGGTAAGATGGAAGTTCATGAATTAACAACTAAGCATCCCGTTGTCTCATCTTAGTGGGGTAAGATGCAAGTATATAACATACATTTTCGTTTCTGCACTATTGGGGATTTTAGTGTTCGACAGCAAAACTACTCGTGAACCATTCAGGTTGTCAAGAGACTGTATACCATAACTCAGGAGTTCATCAATTAGATTGTTGTGGTACTCCGATCCCTTGGGATTGACAGCTCCTCGACCATCTACGTGGGTAACAATGGATTGCAAATAACCAAATCAGTTAGTTGCTGGACAACTTTCTGAAACAAATTATTAAGCATGTGTAGTGGTTCTACTGATCCTTTCAGTAAAGCCTAATTACCGGGAATAAGCCAAAGCCGGACGTTGGAAAATCAGTACGCATCAAGGCCCATCTCACTCCGAAATAAAATCCTTCTCATTAGATACAACATCGCTGTCACCCATAATTTTCTGCACACAAAACCCATGAACACAAAAATTATAATAAACATCTTAAAACAGCGAGCACATATAAAACAACTTAATCTGTGTTGTAAGCATTTCAAAGCATTTATGAAAACATAACCTATAGGCCAAAAAACTACATCGAATACGAATGAACCTATTATATTTGTACCCATATTTGTAAGCCAAATATGACACCCTGCTAACCAAAAGACACCAAATGAACACTTTGTACTAaagggctgtttggtttgagcccacAATTGCcttgccaaatatttggttgccaaaatattggttgaGGTTTTGCTTGCCCATGATTTGGCCAACTTTggccaaaaaaataaactagagTTGGTAGTGAGGAATTGGCTTGCCAAAAATTGGCTTTGATCCAAACAAGGACCAAATCTTGGTCAACGACCAAAACTTTGGTAGGGCATGATTTGGCCACCATCCAAACATACCCTAAGGCCAAAAGTTAGACCCATAAATTACCAGTCAAAATCAACAGAAAATTAGACATAAAAAATAGTCAGACATTGATCATTACACATCAAGGAACTTATCGGCATCATATCAACCATATTAACACTTCCAGTACAGTCTGGATGAAAAGCATAAATGAGTCTGACCATGAAATAGGGTAAAAATGGGTAAATACCCTACTACAGCTAGCAGGCCTTCAAAAATGCTCCACCACAACTGCGAGAACACAAGCAAAAATCATCGCCAGACTACAGATTCCTGCTGTTCCTGTTCATGCTAGCTATACAAGCAAAAAATCGTCACCACGGGAGTAAGACCAGACTACAGATGGGTACATGCTGTTCCCATTCATGATACACGGGATGGACGAGCACACACACGCCAAATCAAACAGCCATCCCCGCAGCAAACCAAAATCGTGAGATTAGACCCCCAAAACACGAGCGAGCAAGCAACAACACCGATTCTGCCCcagacaaaataaacaaacaaatcacCGGACGGAGGCAAGCTCGGAATCATATCTCCTGTCTCCGCCTCTTTCCTAACCAGAACGAGCAAGCAACAACTACCTATCTTGTACATTTCGCCGGACCTCTAAAGGCAGAAATTCGCCGATGCATCGGAGCAGAAAGGGTGGGAGCGAGCGACTCCACGGAGCAGCACGACAGAAAGGGGGAGCAACTCACCGGAGGCGCGAGCAGACTTCGCCGGCAACGGGCAGAGTTCCAAAAATCgcttcccctctcctcctcgcccagAAATTGTCGCCGCTGAGGAGGTTCCCCGCGAGATCTTGCAGAGCGGAGAAGAGGCGCGCCCCGGCGGCCCCGGGATCGAGCCGGAGATGATCCCCGGTGCGGTCCCTTTCTCCCGTAGGCCGGCGCGCCCCGATCGTCCGCGCCGTCGCGCCGGCCGTCGAGCAGAAGCCCCAGCGCCGTCCTCTCCGCCCGACAAAATGGGGAAAAGCCAGAAGAAGCGTGCGAGCCTGCGAGGTCTTGCGAGGTGGCGGTCGTaggaaatgaagaaaaacTACAGCAAAAATCGACACTGATCTTGATGCGTTCCAGGGTTCACAAATCGTCTGgttttcaaaaaacaaaacagccACCTGTGCACTGGCAAATCAGCAGAGATAATGTGTGATGCGCTTTCTTTGTCGAGAACTTGAACTGCTAGGTGATGCCTGTCACAGTCACTTTGAGGCTGGTCGTAGCATAGCCGTCGACTAAGCAAATCGTAACGTCGACTAAGCAAATCGTAACGAGGGAAGAGAGGACTGTGATAACTAAAcatgttaccataacatcacacaaatcaaaacaagatgagtctacaacataataaatgacacaatgtatgacaccacatatatgttactactcACTATGGAGGTAATAACTTAGAATAGTAACAAAGACATGTTACTATGACCAGCCTGAGAGGTGTTATGTGGGTCTCATGTCGCCCAACTCTGTCGATGGTTGGACAGGCGGCACTGCTTTCCCACCACAACGCAGTAAATGAGGTCTGTCACAGGGGCATTTCGATTGTCGTGCTTTTGTCGCGGGATGCAAGGGCATTTCGATTGTCGTGTTTTATAAGGTTTGGGGTTTGACGAATGGGGAGGTGGAAGCTTATATATCTATAATCGTTGTAAATTAATTCTCACTAAGAGtcatttaatgtttgcaaCCTCAACATGCAAATTGTTCCACATCAAAGTTATCCCCACTAAACTTAACATGCAAAGTGTCAACATCATCAAGTTGGTTCCCGTTAATACCATAAAATTAATCCCACTAGAGATCATTTAATGTTTGGAAGGGGCACTAGGGGTATTGTCCCCTAAAGTATTTGGTGAAAAATTCCCCACCATCAAATACTCTGAAATACCCTTCCCAGAAAATATACTGCGATCTCTTTTCTCAAATGTGTTGTTTGGTAGGCAGGTAATTCATCACTTCATCACAAAATCTCAGACAACAATTCAATAAAAATCTAAATTATTACAACTTCAGCTTGGAATacttttttcaaaacaataGTCCACAAAGTACTAGCAGCACACAGACAATACTGACGGTCTAATCAGCTCTCAAAAAATGGCATTTGCGTTGCTGCCAATCCTAGGCCAAAGGTCAACACACTCCTTTGCCAACGGGTCCAGTGATAGATGATCCTGCAAAGGATGAATAACACCAAAATTACTAGCAGTTCAATGTGAAAAGTTGCCTTATGTAACAGCGACCAAGTTTGATGCCATAAAGTTTCGAAGTGCACGACAGGTAAAAATATGAAACTCTGAAGATGCACGTGGTTTTTAAAATGTACCAACAACTCAGCTTAAATTACAGATACTTgatccttcaaaaaaaatacagataaTCGAGATTCATGGTCGTTGATCGACTTTCGATTGAGACTAGTATTCCAGATTGAATTTCCCAACTAGTATTCTAGATTCAGACTATAGAAACAGCATGGATCATACTTGGGGCACTAGTATTCCATATGGAATGCTTCAGATTATCTAATTCTACTACTGAGCTTCAAACCAATTTAATAGGGAATAATCTAAGAACACCAGAATCACTAGGAATGAGTAGAGTATAGTAGTCATTAGGCAACATAATTAATCACATgcccaaaagaaagaacacAGTACTATCTGCAATCAATCCAAACAACGCACAATGCAATTTTAAGCTGTTACGTTTTGCATCACTACAACAAAGATTCATCGCTAGCCAGTATTTGCTCAGGTGCTAAATTTGACTGAGGCGCAGGCGGCTGTGGAAGAAGGCGGTGCTGGGGCTGGCCAGAGGCGGGGATGGGAGGAGAATCAAGATTAAGGCCTTAATCAGGAGGGCAACAGCAGAGGAAATGGTAGATccagacaaggagaagaagaccTCGTCTCGCTACTGCTTGCCATCCCTGACCACGACGCCGTCGAGTAGATCGACGGCTTCGTCCAGCACGAGCTACTTTGGTAGGATTTGGGGAAGAGTCAAGTTGGGAAATATAGCAAGAAGACATTACTATAACCTCGATGCCGCCCGAGGATTCGTTGACTGCCGCATAGTCGTCGCCAGCGCGGGTTTAACGGCTGGACGGAGGGGTGCCGGGGTCGGGCTTCGTCTACTCCCCTCGCCTGAGAGCTCGCAGCGCCTCCCCGGACACGTCTTCGTCGCCCAAGAATTCTTCGGCTGCCACAGAGTCGTCAGCAGGAGGAAGCACTCGCCGGGATCGGGTTTCGCCTCCGCGAGGCTCGTTGCGCCGCCGCATCTCATGGATAAAACGCGAAGCCCCCCTCGCGTCTCGAATGATAGTCCACGAGAGGTGTATCAAGGGTTTTATTCTGGGCTTACACGACTCAATACCAGGCTGCCAAACAGGCTGCACAATGTGGATCTGCGAGTACTGGGCCGGTAATTTACACGAGTTTCATCTAAAATACTCTACAGCCAAACGAGGCCTAAGGGGTATATTCTCCTCGGTGGAACCACTTCGTTCCGTTCCAAATTTGCCACCTCTAAAACCATTCCAGCTTCGTTCCACTTGATTCCTCCAACCGAACACAGCCTAGGTAACACACCTCTTTGTGCTGAGAATAGTGAAGTCTACAATATGTGTGCTTTAAGACTTAAAGATGATCTCCATTTCCGGAGTACTATCTtaaaaacaaatatgcatACATCTGTGGTTACTTATTTACTTGAACTGAATGTAGTAGCTCTGcatttctaatttttttgacagaaaTCTGCATTTTTTTATCAAGGAGGTGTAATATTGTATAGAATCTTCCCTTTCTAGGGAATTGCATTACTTAACAATGTACATATGACAGTTAGCCACAGACAACAACAGGCTACAACAACAGGAAGCCTCACAATGTAGTGTATTAAAGACGTTCCGAATGCTAGCAAGCTCTTGTGATCAATAGGCAAAACTATGGCCGCATGTTTTGGCGTATTTGGGCTCCGGAAAAATGCCGTTTCTTCAGCTGGTTCCTTGCTCTTGGTAGAGTACATACTGATGACCTTCTTGAGCGTCGTGGTATCCCTAACGACAAGTGGTGCCCTTTTTGCCACAATGTTGAAGAAACGGCGGCTCACATTCTTCTGAATTGCCAGTTCACCAGAGCTATTTGGACGGCGGTTGCTTATCTCTTTAACTCGCCCCTGCTGCACCCTTCTTCTTGGATGGACATTTCCTCGGTCAAGGCTTGGTGGTCAGAGCGCACCTCTTATGCTAGCGCGTTGGGCAAGCCTCGTGCTAAGGCCACGACGTCTCTAATTCTCCTCACGTTGTGGGCAGTTTGGAAGGAGCGGAACCGGCGAATTTTCCAACACAAACTTCTTCGTCCATCCGGTGTGTGCGCTCTCATCAAGGAGGGAGCGACTTTGTGGATACACGCCGGTGCGGGACTTGGGGAGCTGGTCTCGGGACCAGATGATGTACCTTGATCTTTTTCCTCCTTCTTACTTAGTTGTCTGAACTCTCCCTTTCTCGTGACCCTTTTATGTATTTCactgtgtatttttttttgggattGATTCTCTCGACCCATCTATTGGCAATAAATAGTTCGTCACGGctgtttcgaaaaaaaaaataggcaaaactttttttttgataatGATCGCTTTTTGGTTGCATTCTCTGAAGTCTGCTTGGACAGTCCTGTTTCCAGGTTTTTGTCATGATGGGAGCCACTTTGTCCTGCCAGTGTGACAATGACAGGACTGCTCCTTCTGGATGCTACCAAGTACCAGTCCAAGATGATACGACTAGTCCTGATGCACTTTGGCCCAAATTTCTCTTGTGAGGGCATAGTGAAGGATGAGATGAGCGGTGGCTTCAATCTCAAGGTGCCGACGAAGGTAGGTGTTGTTTGGTCGACTCCGAACTGCAAGATTGTCTGCGCTAGGTAACCTTTTTCTACAGAATAAAAATGTATTTGGCATTTCCGtccttcacaaaataagaCGATTTCTGTCCTGAATAGCCAACATTAAAGCATGGCGTATACTTGCTGCTGAACCCCATCAATGTAACGGAATTTATAACGAGGGCACGTTCTCTCGTTGGACAGGCAGCGCGACGGGTTGTGAGCCGTCGGATGACCACCACAGCTGCCAGCTCGCGTGCTCCTTCGCGCTGTAGCCTCCCTGCGCGACGGACGTTGGGGTCTTTTGGTTTGCACCGGCTGCTTTGCAGCAACTAtgagttgcatgcatgcacttgtAGGTCTGGTCAAGAACAGACATGAAGGGATAAAGCGCACTGCTAAGTGcacataagaaaaaaaatgcaaagttggttttaaattttaaatgtTTTGTAGCTCAAAACTTGTATCAAATTCAGAATCCATTTACAACGCTGAATTTGTATCGACAAGAACTTCAAAACAAGACCCCACTCAAGTAGGTTTTTGACAGACTTTTTTCGGCCTTTATTGTTACCGAACGATAATCATAATAGTTACCTTCATACTCTGAAAAATCATAATGGCAGATTCACATATTACTGGATGGTCATTTTTTGAACCATAAAGGTTGTTGACATGGTAACTTCGTATAAAATGATGGCAATTTCATGTATTATTTGGATGATAATTTTTAAGCCATAAAAAAGTTGTCAACCTGGCAACCAGGGGCAAAGCtaggtcaaaaaaaaatttagtgcTGATTACACCTAATTTGTTATGGTGCACCAGGGATTAGTAGCAGCAGGACACCAATATCAGAGATTTTTGGTCGAAATTGCATATAGATTTGTGTCAATGTCAAAGTTGCGCACttgggtattttttttccataatTCCGCCCCTGCTGGCAACTTGATACAAAATAGGACGGCAACTTCACATATTATTTGCATGGTACTTTAAAATCATTAAATAAATCAAAGTGGCAACTTGATACAAAATAGGATGGCAACTACATATATTATTGGATGGTAATTCTTAGCCACGAAAAAGTTATCGGTGCGGTAACTTGATACAAAATAATATGGCAACTTCATATTTTACTTGGGTGGTAATTTTTAagccataattttttttgtccatgCGGAAACTTGATACAAAATAAGATGGCACGTACATATATTATTAGATAGTAGTTTCTAGACCATAAAAAAGTTATCAACctggcaacttcatatattatttgcTTGGCAATTTTTAAGCTGTAAAAAAGTTTAAAGAAATATATGAATATGAGAtctaaatttgaaatttttaattttatcAAGCACTGTCAAATTTCTGACTAAACATTGCATGAATACAACAGATATACATGTTCATGCATTCAGCAAGATGCGTACGCGTGCCTGACAGATATAAAACAAGAATGCACACAGTTAGTCTCTTAAACTGACTAAGCAAATAACAAGCGGTAACTCATATTTCAATGCATGGTAACTTTTAACGTGATAAAAAGTCATCATAACATactcatatactccctctgtccaagaaatgatgtctcaactttgaccaaatttaaatgcatctatacactaagtcatttctagatacatccaaattttgaaacttgagacatcttttattggacggaggaatatgATCTAGTTTAGAAGGTTCCGTCGAAACAAATCTAACTATGTAAACGAATCATAAATTAAATACACTGATCAAAGGATAAAACATTTTAAAAACCCAAGATCTTAAGATTCATCGATCAGTTCTATCTCGTAGACTCGTACTATATGCATGCAGCAGTGCGCTTGTTTGCGTGCCGCGAGAGCCAGGCAGCAGCGTGCTTGTTTGCGTGCCGTGCCTGCCGCGAGATCGAGTATTCGAGGCTGGCCGTCGCGCTGTATTGCCGTCCTATATGTAAGGCCTGCCTAACTACTGATGGAACTGTAAGTGCTCACTCTTTCTAATCTCCCTTATTTCAAATAGATACATACGGATGGAAGCTCACGCCAGTTACAATGTTATTTTAGTTTGTAGATCATCGACTTGGACGCCTCCTTTGATCAATGAAAAGTTGAGTCTTCTGCCACCCAAGAATGCTGCTGTTTGGTGGATCGATGCAGTTTGAATGCCAGAAACAGTTCTCGAACTGCATGGTGCTCACAGACACAGCTGGTGATTATGCTTGGTTATTAACGTATCATTGAAGTTTCTCGCTTGTTATATCCC carries:
- the LOC104584923 gene encoding uncharacterized protein LOC104584923 isoform X1, whose protein sequence is MDVPGNRPVLHDGADYGITESLSGSIDDQGAIAPAAQEGDEEEDESLITESLSASIDDQGAIAPAAQERDEEDKSLITEILTISPAKSLDTRVACLIAWASDDIDRVNYFEPSMVRIGPFHRQDPSQQSADRMEQKKKRVLPGLLASNEQDEAGRREELRSHLEAMESVERVARRCYNRSFGWMTSKEYAHMLLLDGCFLYSRFVSAAGIGDDIAVDRDVIFLLENQIPFFVLEEIHRQLIKTGRVQDTSPGAVLDEVAKRVRRVLQRNNYIALGNVNVPSSHPSPCHLLHLLYMYFTPTLGRVPATPAPAGRPGSIAWFISIVDTNGNRAGPPLQGQPTNNNNNNNTSDPVLPQVRWRTATQYYAAGVGFVKRKLGDQGARCILDVELTVGWLTGGTLHVPCLTIDINTFRMLRNMVALEQKSLQQTSQSSHVTAYCLFLSQIAGTKEDVELLVSKGIIAHLLRSIDDVAQGLAGLCSAVVFDVDNPDLNYLSSKHKALEPLYHSNWGRAIAWLWHVKCDNPLKALAVLAAVVVSIVTVLQLVFAGLSYGRGN
- the LOC104584923 gene encoding uncharacterized protein LOC104584923 isoform X2, whose product is MDVPGNRPVLHDGADYGITESLSGSIDDQGAIAPAAQERDEEDKSLITEILTISPAKSLDTRVACLIAWASDDIDRVNYFEPSMVRIGPFHRQDPSQQSADRMEQKKKRVLPGLLASNEQDEAGRREELRSHLEAMESVERVARRCYNRSFGWMTSKEYAHMLLLDGCFLYSRFVSAAGIGDDIAVDRDVIFLLENQIPFFVLEEIHRQLIKTGRVQDTSPGAVLDEVAKRVRRVLQRNNYIALGNVNVPSSHPSPCHLLHLLYMYFTPTLGRVPATPAPAGRPGSIAWFISIVDTNGNRAGPPLQGQPTNNNNNNNTSDPVLPQVRWRTATQYYAAGVGFVKRKLGDQGARCILDVELTVGWLTGGTLHVPCLTIDINTFRMLRNMVALEQKSLQQTSQSSHVTAYCLFLSQIAGTKEDVELLVSKGIIAHLLRSIDDVAQGLAGLCSAVVFDVDNPDLNYLSSKHKALEPLYHSNWGRAIAWLWHVKCDNPLKALAVLAAVVVSIVTVLQLVFAGLSYGRGN